The nucleotide sequence GGCGATCGCAATCCGTTCAATCATCACATTGTTATGATAAAAATGGATAAGATTGCGAGTGAAAAAAATTGTTGGGTTTACTTGCCTTAACCCGAAGTAAAAGGAAGGACGAGGGCTGCTTAACTCATGCAAAACCACCGTCAAGTCTGGCTCGAAGCGCACACACATACAAAATTGCAGGGATAAGCTTTTTGTAATTGGGTCCTGTTAGTTTCCAAACTGCAAATAAACCTGCACCTATCCACCCAACGGGTCCAATCACTACTGCAATTGCACTCGACATCGTGGTGTAGACAACAAAAGGTAAAGTAATTCCTATTGCACCAGTAATTGCTCCAAGAGTTGTTGAAGCCAGCAAATAGATACCGAAACCTGACAACTGGGCAGCTGTCAAAGCACCAAAAATACTGGCACTCTCTAACAACGCTCCTGTTTTATCAAACTCCGCTGCTGTTGATCTCAGTTGTACTTCCATCTCTTTTCTTTGCTCTGGCGTCATTTTTTCCCAAAGCGTTTCCATTACCTTCTGAGCAATTCGGATCTCGATCTCACGGACAGATTCATATTCTTGATACCTAACTTTCAGTTCTTTGGCTACCTGCTGAACAATCTTCTTGTAGCTTGGTTCATTACCAAAGATATAGGTTAACTTAGATTGACAGTTCCACAAAAAAGCATCTACGATACCACTAACAGTTGCTGGAGAAGCATCAAGAATTTTTGCCAATGCTGCTATCTCCTCAGATGAGGAGCGATTTAGTAAATTTTTAAGTTGATCCATATAATTTTAGTCGGGTAAAACGTTCCCAAAAGAGTAAACTTGCCCTTGCTCCAGGCTAGCAATTACTTTTTCTTTTTCCGCTTGCAAAAATTAAGGTATTGGTCAGGAATTTTTTAGTATTTATTGCAAGGTGCGCTCAAATACCAAGGCCATAATAAAGGCTGATGAGTTGGTTGATAGCAGTAATCCCAATCTACAAGCGCTGATTTTTTGCATTATTTCTTAACGGGATTGGCATCTTGCACAAATCTTTTTGCTTCTGTCTCCAGCGCAATGTCTATGGGTACGATGACCGCAAGCAATACAGTAAAATCTTTTACTAAGGCCAAATTCAGCACCTCCTTTAATTCGTTCTCCACATACGCCACAATGTTTTTTGACTTCAGATGGGTCTTGAAGCATTTTCTCAACTGCCCCAGTTCCATATTTCATAAGATACTTAGCGGCTTGAAGGCTAAAAGCAGTAGCAATTTGGGTTGGTAACATAATAAATCTCGTGATTGAATTGTCAACGCTCTGTTAATTTGAGTAATTATCTATTTTTAAGGTTGGGTTGAATGACGAAACCCAACCTTAAAGATCAGCAATTGTACTTCTACACTTTGTTATGTTTTGCAAAGCTAGAAATGAGCTAACGATCTTTCCGTTTGCCTCCAAAAAGTTTATATACTCCGTATCCAATAGCAGCGGCAGCAGCAACAGGTGCAGCAGCAACTACGACAGTGCCAGCAATTGCACCTCCCCCGACAACGCCACCAATACCAGCAAGGGTTCCCATAATTGCAGCGCCAGAAGCACCACCAGCTACCGTTGCAGCACCAGCACCAGCCACACCCAAAGCAGCCCCAACTTTTGTAGCTGTTCTTGCAGCTGCACGAGCATCACGTTCTTCTTCAGGCAAGTCCGGTTGGTCTTTGAACAAAGTTTCATTCATTATTTTTGCCCCAGCATAAGCTGGGCCTGCCGCCAATACAGCAGGCCCAGCCGCCATGCCACCACCAACCACACTACCTGCCGCAGCTAGACCAGAAGTAATTCCTGCGCCTGAAGTTGCGGCAACAGATAACCCGGTAGCAGCAGAGACAGCCGCACCTACCGCAGCACCACTCTCTGCAACCTTTTTGACTGTATTCACATCAATACCTGTAGTTTTTTCGACACCTTTTTCAACGGCTTGACGGGCAATATCTTCAAAACTCATAATTTATCTTTTCCTTGATTACTCTTTGCAAGCTAACCTTTAATTAGAGCCAATAGCTGGCTAATGGGGCGCTTCAGGGTCTAAAAAAAAGTTTTTAAGACCTAATTTAAAGCTTTAATACTTTTTTATTATTTATTAAGTTTTGAGGTTTTGTCTAGATAAAAAATGTTCGATTTTGCCGCAAATTTAGACTGGTATTTCAGTCTTTTTAATCTAGTTTTGTACGAAAATGTACGAGAATGTTGGCAGATGTGCAGTATAATACCGAAAATACTCCCATCTACCTAACCAGATGAATCTTAAAGAAATGTTAAAATTCGCTGATGAGATAGTATTCGCCAAAACGGGTCAGCACCTTGATGATTTGCAAGAAGCGATATTGCGGGGTACTCTACAACATGAGACATATAAGGAAATAGCAAAAGATTTTGATTGTTCTGAAAGTCGTGTTAGAGAAGTGGGAGCGGAATTATGGCAGATACTTTCAGAACAGTTAGGGGAAGAAGTTAATAAATCGAATTTTCGCTCAACAATGGAGAGATTGCAAGTCTCCATATTTTCATATTTTGCACCACAACAAGACTGTGTACAAATAAGTTGCGTTAATTATTGTGCAGAAGCTAGACACCCGCCAGATATACCAAACGCACGCGCACATAATGAGGGAACAGCTAACTCGAAACAAACTAACGCATCACATCACGATTTAAGCGAAATGCCAGAGTTGGGTGATTTTTATAATCGCACTTCCGAACTCGACACCCTTAAAACGTGGATTTTGCAACAACGCTGTCGCTTAATCGCACTTACGGGTATCAGTGGTATTGGCAAAACTGCACTAACTGTGCAACTCGTACAACAAATTAAAGATGAATTTGAATATGTAATTTGGTGCAACCTAGACGAATCTTACACTCTAGACGAATTGCAACATAAACTAATCCAGTTTTTCTTACAGTCAGAAAATCTAAATAACCCTGCAACTAACCCAAAACTTTTACCGCTAATTAAGTATTTACAAAAATATCGCTGTTTAGTAATTTTAGATGATATTCACCACCTTTTCAGTAGCGGCGAATTGGCAGGAAAATATAAACCTGGATACGAAGAATATCGCACTCTATTTAAACAGATAGAAACATTATCCCATCAAAGTTGTTTTTTGTTAATCGGTTGGGAACAGCCTAGAGAAATACCGCAAGTGAAAAAGCAAAATACTCCCATTCGTACCTTACAACTAACTGGTTTAGATCTAGCAGCCGCACGGGAAATACTGAAGGATTACGGTTTAGCAGAAAGCGACAATTACTCAGCGCTGATTCACTGCTACCAAGGCAACCCTTTATGGATAAAAAGCGTAAGTAATTTTATTCAAGAATTGGAAATAAGTCTGAATCAATTATCAGATGACACCATATTATTACCTGAAGATTTGAAAGATATTTTACAGCAGCAGTTTAGCCGTTTATCAGAAATTGAGAAACAAGCTATTTCTTTGTTGGCTGAAGAAAACGAACCAATCACCTTAGCTAAATTGCTAGAAAAGGGCAGAATTTCATCGTCAGATTTATTAAATGCGCTGCAATCTTTATCAAGACGCTGTTTGATAGAACAACAGGGAAGTTTTTACATTTTACCACCTGTATTAAGGCAATATATTAAAGGGGTATAATTGAGCTATTGTACCATGTTTAATTAGAGCGATCGCGCTATGTTATCATAAAATTTATCAACTTTATTTAGCCTAAACTATATGACAACAATCGCTTCAGCAACCACACTTTCTAAACTCGTTGATTACTTCATTTGGTTTGCTAATGATGTAGGTTCCTACCTCAGCAATCAAAAGCTACAAAAACTCCTGTATTACGCTCAAGCATGGTATCTAGCATTTGAAGATAAACCCCTGTTTGATGAAGATTTTGAAGCTTGGGTTCATGGCCCAACTATCCCGGCTTTATTTTACGAATACAAAGAGCAATTTGGGTTTAAACCAATACTAAAAGAAGTGGAAAAACCAGAGTTTACAGAGGAAGTACAAAAGTTTTTAGACGAGTTGTTTGAGGAGTATTTCTTTTGCGATGCTTATGAACTAGAATTGATGGTACGTCGCGAAGATCCTTGGATTAAAGCTAGAGGTGACTTACCAAAAGATGAGCCTTGTAATGCTATTATTTCTAAGGAATTAATGAGAGAGTTTTACAAAACCCGTGTCATCGAAGAAACCTAAAAAAGCTGACTTACGTCGTCAGCCATCCTCATCAAATATCAAGCGCCAAGATGTAAAAATACCGGAAGGAGTTAGTTTTTCTTTCAGATATTATCAGGATGATAAAGATAAGTTTTCCATCGGCAAAAGAGATGCTAAATATCTAGCATCTCTTTTGCGAAGACTGCGGGATTTATCGCAATTGAAATCTCAGGAAATTATCAATAATCAGAGTCAAAGTCTACGCTGTCATGGAATAGACTGGAAAGATACAACTGAGCCTAACGGTTTCGGTATCCCTAATGAAGATCAGCTAGTAAATACACCGTACCAGTTTCAAATATCTGCTAATGAATATGGTAGGGTGCATGGATTTTTTAGTGAAAATGTTTTTTATATTGTTTGGTTAGATCCAGAACATAATCTATATAGTTAAAATTATTAAAATCTACTTATGGATTGGCGATACTTTGACCCAAATGTTTGAGAATTTGAAATGCCGATCGCAATTTGAAAAAAGATGTTGGTTGACGCGAGGAAACGCAACCTACCAAAACTTATTCTTTGATGCAGTGAAGGATTATAGGAGGTCTAGTCCATCTTTTATTTTGTTTTGGGTAAAAAATTAAAAATATTTTACAGCCGCAGTGCGATCGCCTATCCGAAATCGAAAAACAACTACGCCTAAAGATAGATCTTCGGAATCATCACTTATACCGACTGGTTGCTTGGAAATGATGCCAGTCCTCTAAATAAGTGGGAAAGCTAACGTAAAACTGCTGGTTTGGAGTTACAAAAATTAATGCAAAGCATTAGAGATCGATATTTGGCAAATTAGACTTTATGGTTAAATAATAAATAATTTTTTTAAAACACTGAAAAATCTCATAATTTAGGAAGAATAATAATGCCAATTATAAAGCGCTGTTTGGCGGAGTTCATAGGCACGTTCTGGCTGGTTTTTGGTGGTTGCGGTAGTGCAGTGCTAGCAGCAACCTTTGTCGCTGATGCGGCAAAAATCAGCCCGGAAATTTCTTTTCCGTTGGGTATTGGGTTGGTTGGTGTTTCTCTTGCATTCGGTTTGACGGTGTTGACGATGGCTTGTGCGATCGGTCATATTTCTGGTTGCCACCTAAACCCGGCTGTTTCGATAGGATTATGGGCAGGTAAACGTTTTCCAGCTAACGATTTGTTCCCCTACATCGGATCGCAAGTATTTGGAGCGATTCTGGGTGCGGGAATTCTCTACTTAATTGCTACTGGTAAGCCAGGATTTGATATGGGTGGATTTGCATCGAATGGCTATGGAGAACACTCTCCTGGTAAATATTCGCTACTTGCTTGCTTTCTGGCAGAGTTTGTCCTGACGTTTATATTTTTGATGGTAATCTTGGGTTCTACCGATCGCCGTGCACCTCAAGGTGTGGCTCCGATCGCGATCGGTTTAGCTCTCACCTTGATTCATTTAATTAGCATTCCGGTTACTAATACTTCAGTCAATCCGGCGCGTAGCACTGGGCCAGCACTTTTCGTCGGTGGGTGGGCGATCGCAGAACTCTGGCTGTTTTGGGTAGCACCGATCTTAGGAGGATTAGCAGCAGGATTTTTATACTCAAAAGTCTTCAGTGAGCCATTACTAGAGCGATCGTCCTTAGGCAAAGAGTAAAATTTTTAATTAAATCGGGAGTGGCGATCGCCACTCTCGGTCAAACGAAATAAAAAGTATTTACAACTCACGAAGGAGTATCAACGGCTAGATCGTTAATTTCCACGGTATCTTAGTTTCTAGAGCCTAAAGCACTAGCCTATGTCAGACACTACATCCTTGCGCGATCGCTACTTCTCCCTCATCGATGAAATTGTGCAAATGACCCTTAAGGGCAAAATTCGATCGAAACAGCAAGTGTATCAAATGCTGGTGCAAGGGGTTAGCAAGGGAACGGGGGAAATTTTTGAGCAGGCGTTGAGCGATCGCACTAGCGAATTTCAAGCTCAGAGTAAGAATGCGGTTGATGAACTCAAAAAAGCAAAAGCCGATCGCAGTTTGAGAGCGATTCAAACGATTCAAGCGGAATGGGAACGATATCAGGCGGAGAATCGGGTATCGAATGCAATTACCAGCGCAACCGATTCTATTGTAAAAGCGGAATCCGACAACAGATTAAGCGCTTTATTGCTGGCGATCGATCCAAATCAAGCCCAACCATTAAATTTAGACCAAATTCAACAATTAGCAAAAGCGCTTCAGCAACAATCTCAAACAAATTCTCACCCTGAGAGTAGCCAAGAAATTTATCAACTAGCAGAAGGCTTAATTCAAGGTTTGCAATCTTGGCAAAAGTTGCAAGAATATCTAGTTAGTTGGATGTACGAACAAAGCCGAGGGACGCTAGGATTTGAAGGCGTGCCGGGACAAAAAGGCCCTTGGCCATTGTGGGCTTCAAAAGTAGATAGCAGATTTCCTAAAGGATTATTTCAAACATTAGCATTTAATCAACCAATTGATGAATTCACGGCCAAGCAAACTCCTGCTTTGCATGAATGGGTTGAATTGGCAGTAATATTGCAGTGCTTGCAAAGAGGATTAGTAAATTGGTTTGATAAATTAGTTTATGATGCGAAAGTGGGAGCACAACTTTCCATTTCTACCTATCTTACTTTTGCTTTAATTTGGTCGCAATTAGCTAGTGGTTTTAATGCGGTTTCTCAGCGCTTAACTAACGGCTGTTTTCAAATTAACTTGCAAATTCTTCGCACATTAGCTCAACAGAAATATTTTCCCATGTATGGAGGTATATTTGCTTCCTTTAGCGGTGATTATCTCCGCTCTACTTTAGAGTATTTAGATGAACCGTTGCGCCGAGTTGAAGGTACGCAAGAAAAAGCACGGATTTTAACATTATTAGGCTATTCTATGGGAGCCGTCGGCCAATACGATCGCGCTCATTCATTTCATCAACAAGCTCTAGAAATCGCTCGCAGTGCAAGTGATATTGTTTGTGAAATAGCCAACCTTAATCACATCAGCCGCATTTACGTAGCTCAGAAAAATTATCAGGAAGCTATTAGTTACAGCCAACGAGCATTGATGTTAAGCAGGCAAAATGGAGAACGTTTAGGAGAAACAAACGCTCTGGCTAATTTAGGATATAGTGAAGTATTGCAAGCCCAACAATTAGAACAATTAGAACCAGAAGTTTACGAAACTGCGATCAATTATCTACAACAAGGATTGCAGTTATCAGAAAGATTAGGTGATGCTGCTTACGGTGCGGGATTTTCATTACAACAAAGCAAGTCACTTTGTTGCAGTAGTCTTGGTATTGCCTACATGATTTTATCTCAACCACAAACAGCTATTCCATATTTAGAATCGGGATGGCAAGCTGCCCAAATGTCGGGTGATTTGTATCTGCAAGGACTGAATTTAAGTTATTTGGCAGAAGCTAACTATAGTTTGCTGCAAATCGAAAAAGCAATCTATAGTGGTAGTTTGGGAATGTATCTTTTAGAGCAAATCGGTTCTCCTCAGTGGCGACAAACCGCTGGATTGCTGACAATTTTACGAGGCCAAACGGGAGTAGAGAATTTTCAAGCTATTTTGCAGAAATATCGCGCTCAAATCATACCAGTTATTGGTGTAGATGGTTACGATCACATTCCGGAATTGCTCAAACAATATCAAGGTTAGTTGGGTATTCAAGCTAGTCATCTTCCAACCTTAGAAGTTTCTCATCTAAATCTTTGATGTATGGTTGCACCAAATTTTCGGGTACAATTCGTTTGCGGAGTGCATCGCTCACCGCTCCTTTTTCTGCCAACAGCAATCGCCGTCGAATGGCATCTAGCCTGCTGAGATCGCTATTTAATTGACCAGCACGATTTTGATTGTGAAAATCCCGTAGTACTCGTTCCGACTGTGCCACTCGTACCTGATAGGATGCCCATAATTCTTCGTAAACTGCCTTTGGTAACACGCCAGATTTGAGCAAACTATCCAGTTCATCTTGAGCAGCTTTAGCGGCAATCAACTGAATCTGCAACTTTCCAGCTTGTTCCATTACATCAGAAACCCGGCTGATCTTTAATCGTTTAACCAGCCAAGGTAAACTTAATCCCTGTCCCACCAGAGAGAACAACACCGCACCGAACACCAGCGCAATGATGTTATCTCGTCCGGGTAAAGTCAGCGGAATACTCAGCGCCAGCGCCATTGACAAAGAGCCTTTGATGTTTCCCAAGAACAGAACGTGCTGCCAACGCAAGGGAATTGGACGATCGAACCAGCGCAATCCGTTTAATAATAAATAAACTGAGAGAATCCGTCCCAATTGATACGC is from Leptolyngbyaceae cyanobacterium and encodes:
- a CDS encoding NB-ARC domain-containing protein gives rise to the protein MNLKEMLKFADEIVFAKTGQHLDDLQEAILRGTLQHETYKEIAKDFDCSESRVREVGAELWQILSEQLGEEVNKSNFRSTMERLQVSIFSYFAPQQDCVQISCVNYCAEARHPPDIPNARAHNEGTANSKQTNASHHDLSEMPELGDFYNRTSELDTLKTWILQQRCRLIALTGISGIGKTALTVQLVQQIKDEFEYVIWCNLDESYTLDELQHKLIQFFLQSENLNNPATNPKLLPLIKYLQKYRCLVILDDIHHLFSSGELAGKYKPGYEEYRTLFKQIETLSHQSCFLLIGWEQPREIPQVKKQNTPIRTLQLTGLDLAAAREILKDYGLAESDNYSALIHCYQGNPLWIKSVSNFIQELEISLNQLSDDTILLPEDLKDILQQQFSRLSEIEKQAISLLAEENEPITLAKLLEKGRISSSDLLNALQSLSRRCLIEQQGSFYILPPVLRQYIKGV
- a CDS encoding type II toxin-antitoxin system antitoxin SocA domain-containing protein; its protein translation is MTTIASATTLSKLVDYFIWFANDVGSYLSNQKLQKLLYYAQAWYLAFEDKPLFDEDFEAWVHGPTIPALFYEYKEQFGFKPILKEVEKPEFTEEVQKFLDELFEEYFFCDAYELELMVRREDPWIKARGDLPKDEPCNAIISKELMREFYKTRVIEET
- the aqpZ gene encoding aquaporin Z, whose translation is MPIIKRCLAEFIGTFWLVFGGCGSAVLAATFVADAAKISPEISFPLGIGLVGVSLAFGLTVLTMACAIGHISGCHLNPAVSIGLWAGKRFPANDLFPYIGSQVFGAILGAGILYLIATGKPGFDMGGFASNGYGEHSPGKYSLLACFLAEFVLTFIFLMVILGSTDRRAPQGVAPIAIGLALTLIHLISIPVTNTSVNPARSTGPALFVGGWAIAELWLFWVAPILGGLAAGFLYSKVFSEPLLERSSLGKE
- a CDS encoding tetratricopeptide repeat protein, which produces MSDTTSLRDRYFSLIDEIVQMTLKGKIRSKQQVYQMLVQGVSKGTGEIFEQALSDRTSEFQAQSKNAVDELKKAKADRSLRAIQTIQAEWERYQAENRVSNAITSATDSIVKAESDNRLSALLLAIDPNQAQPLNLDQIQQLAKALQQQSQTNSHPESSQEIYQLAEGLIQGLQSWQKLQEYLVSWMYEQSRGTLGFEGVPGQKGPWPLWASKVDSRFPKGLFQTLAFNQPIDEFTAKQTPALHEWVELAVILQCLQRGLVNWFDKLVYDAKVGAQLSISTYLTFALIWSQLASGFNAVSQRLTNGCFQINLQILRTLAQQKYFPMYGGIFASFSGDYLRSTLEYLDEPLRRVEGTQEKARILTLLGYSMGAVGQYDRAHSFHQQALEIARSASDIVCEIANLNHISRIYVAQKNYQEAISYSQRALMLSRQNGERLGETNALANLGYSEVLQAQQLEQLEPEVYETAINYLQQGLQLSERLGDAAYGAGFSLQQSKSLCCSSLGIAYMILSQPQTAIPYLESGWQAAQMSGDLYLQGLNLSYLAEANYSLLQIEKAIYSGSLGMYLLEQIGSPQWRQTAGLLTILRGQTGVENFQAILQKYRAQIIPVIGVDGYDHIPELLKQYQG